In Zingiber officinale cultivar Zhangliang chromosome 3A, Zo_v1.1, whole genome shotgun sequence, the DNA window TGTAGAAAATATATATAGTGTCAAATCCGGGTCCTAATACATATAGGTGAAGTTATCATCATGTGGCAACTAGTACTGACTCTGGTGTAAGTTTCTGAAGACTAGCACCATAGTAGTAATGATCTTTGGAAACCAACACCATAGTGTGTGATCAGAACCAACACTGTGGTGCTGGTGTTAAAAAACTAGCACCATAGTCTATGCTAGTTGACATACGATCACAACTTCACTTACATGTATTAGGAATAGGATTGGGCCTTCTACACACTAACCTTTCCCATCATatgacaaaattttaaaaatccaaatACCCTAGATAGTTCAAAAGGTTTAAAAAATTTCAGACTTTATACAAATTAGCACAGACCTATAATTTTATGTACGAGACTTGGGATCCAGATTTCTCACCATATCTACTTCTGCACATTCCGCACTTCCATCTtattataaaatttcaaaaatccaaattgtctaagtccatcaatggATTTCAAGCAAAATACATTGATAGATCTAGAAAATTCCAATCGTACTCATTCCAACTTAGTGGATTTATTAGGTAAACATGAATCCAAATACATctcttttttactattttaaaatcCTCCCAAGAGTATTCAAAATGATTCGAAACTTTTAAAATActtaatattaatttcaaaagacAAACATTACTGTagtactaataattttttttatttttttattaatacaaTTAACTcttgttattaattttatttttattttttactcttttataattacatattaaaaaattgaagatgttaaaaaaacaaaaataataattttcatgttttattaaccttgtttttataatttttattaaagttttaaaaataaaaataaagaaatttagaggaatatttattagaatttaaatgatatttaaattaatttaatttaaaagtaattaaaaaaaaaaaagaaagaaacgtTGCGTGCTTTACATTAAAGCGAGAGAAAAAATTCCATGCATACATAGGagtaaaattataatttagtggGTCTTTTAGAAATAATGAAACATGGATCCgtcttttaaaaattctgaaaCATGTGCATGAAatacaaaatttctaagtcaaacttAATTTAATCCATTATCATCAAATAAAaccaaatatattaaatcaaatttagaaaagaatttaattagACAGCTAAATTTGAAAGAATAATCATAGGCACAACAGCTAAATGTGGTATTCTGTGGGTGGatgtaatataaaaaaaaaaaaaccccacCTTGAGTCTCTTTTTAGGATTTTTATAGGCTTCAAAGTGAGTGCATATATCATGTAAACTTGCCACTAGTCAAATTCTAATGTGAGTGCATACATATGGAAAATTGCCACAATGCCCTGTAGGTGAATCCAACCTTTTGGTTAAGGACTTTACTGATCAAGATTAGCGTACACAGATTGATCATGTTGCCACTGTGAGCCACCTCAAATACACACCCATGGCCATGGTTGATAAAATAGGAGACAGTTTATAAGATTTGAGCAGGATTCCTTGATGATACTAAACAAGTTCAATGTTACCTACATTTCTTGATGATGTATTGCCAGAGTTCTAACACACTCATCAGATAGCATGATCTCAAAAGAAATATATTTGAAATATTATATAAATTTCATGCTAAAGGAACACAATGAAGGCGAATACTGCAAAAGTGAAACGACAATCAATCGCTAGGATTTGGTTTCAATGAACGAACCAAAATCCATACTCCCTTTGAAAAGTAGAAGCAAACATTTCAAGCTGATTATATAACAATCTTATAGAGTAGGGGGAAAACTCAAATTAGACGAGAAATTTAACTGTAAGTGGTGATGTGGAGTACTAACAGCCAGTTGAATCACCTTTTATTGGCAGAGTTGCTCAACTGCAGCCACTATCTGTGCTGGCTGCACCACAGTCCACTCCTCCAAGGTCCCTGCGTACGGTGTTGGTACATCCTGCGAGGACAAGCACATGATCGGAGCATCCAAATAGTCCCAGAAGTTGTCAATTATCGCCGCCCTAAGACTCGAGCCTATTCCTCCTGTTCGCATGCATTCCTCCACAATCAGCACACGATGAGTCTTCTTCACAGAATTCCCGATGGTGTAGAGATCAAATGGTTTCAGTGACCTGATGTCAATGACCTCAGGGTCATATCCTTTGTTGACCAGCGTCTTTGCAGCCTGCATCACATGATACCGCATGCGCGAATAGGTGAGGATTGTAACATGCTCACCAGGTCGCACCATCTCCGCCTCCTCCAGACACAGAACATACTCCTCATCTGGGATTCTCTCTTTCAAGTTGTATAGCAGGACATGCTCAAACAGCACCACTGGATTGTCACTTCTTATTGCTGCTTTCATAAGGCCCTTGGCATTATAAGGCGTTGAGCAGGCAACCATTTGCAGGCCTGGGATTGACTGAAAGTATGACTCCAAGCGCTGCGAGTGTTCTGCTCCTAGTTGCCGCCCAACACCTCCAGGGCCTCTAATAACCACTGGGATTTTAAATTGACCACCAGAAGTATAGTGAAGCATGCCACAGTTGTTTGATATCTGGTTATACGCCAGGAGGAGGAATCCCATATTCATGCCCTCAATAACAGGTCTTAAGCCCGTCATTGCAGCTCCAATGCCCATGCCTGTAAAGGAGTTTTCAGCAATAGGGGTGTCGAGGACCCTAAGATCTCCATACTTTGGAGCCAGACCTTTGGTCACCTTGTATGAGCCACCATAATGCCCCACATCTTCCCCCATGACACAAACTCGAGGATCTCTGTCCATCTCTTCTTCCAGTCCCTCTCGTAAAGCCTCAAACAATAGCAGTTCATGACTGACATTTACAAAGAAACAGCAAAAGTCAAAACCATGCCAAAAAGATCATAGTAAACCATAAAAGCTTAAGCATGAAAACTTGGAATTTATGACAAAGAGCATAAACAGCCCAGTTGCATGATAGGTCAAATTTAACAAAAAAGATAAAGACAGTTGGAAGCAACGTTTTGTAACATGACAAGGTTACAAAGGCAAGGAAAAAAGATTATTACAACTAATAGAATATTAGAATCCTCTTTGAGTGGATAAAACTGAAATCAATATCCTTAAGATTTCCATTTGAATATTCGACAAACCTCTAATTAGGCACAACTAACTCTATTTGGCAGTAAGGTAGGAAGAAAAGTGTTTTACATATGATGTCAGTGTGTTTCCTTTAGTTTCTTTAGGATAAAGTTCAAAATATTCCAGTCCGAAAACACAAAGAATACTAGACCCAAAAGTTGAGTGTGCAGGGCTGTGAAGGCCAAACAGTCACACATGGTAAGCAGTTAGACAAAGCTTCTGAAACGATGAAGTAACCATGAGAATATCTAATGGTCAAATAAGCTAAACATCAAACAGATTATTTTTGTTCTGTCCAAAAACAATTGGATCAATCACACTGCAAATATTGTTGTAGAATTTAATATTCATTGGCGTGCTTAGCCATTCAAGGACTTTAATATTCCATGTTCATACAATAAAAGCTTCTGGCATGATGAAATCAAGTGTAAAGCAACAGTATCTTTATGCCCTTCACAAGGGTAAAGTAACAAACAAGCAAACATATCATCCTTTGGCGCATACTCCATCTTACATTTTATAACTATAAAGTTGGCAAATTAAGATATGACATACAAAGATTGTACACACCAGAAGCTCTACTGATCTGACTAATCATGTCCACTTTATCAGCATCTCTACATGATGatgcatttaattaaattccagatTCCACCCTAGTTCAGTAATATTCTGAAACTTCCTACGCCCACATTATAAATTTCTCTCAACATTATAAGAACACTTTATAAATCTGACAACAGATACTTGGAGTAACTTGCACCAAAATACCACACTAATTTTGATCAACAAGAATTCTGACAATAGCAGAagcttcaacaaataaatgtttatatgagTTAGAAAATACTTGCGCACTGCTGGATAAGAGAAAAGTTTCAACAAGGAAAAGGGACATGGAAATACTAGACAGTGGATGCTATTATAAACACAATGTTCCAGATTGGGTCAAGATTATAATGAGTAACAACTCCTTGTCCTATGTCTCTTCCAATCCACAAATGAATTTAGAAAATAACAACTCAACATGAGAAATCCTTTGCAATCtccaaaaaaaatcaattgtcaaGAAACAGCACTGCATGAGAGAAGAAACTTACCCAGGTTTAGAGTCGGTGGAACTTGTAGGAGTATCGGCCTTCGTCTAACCCATGCAAGAGAAGAGACAGAAATGTAAGTAAATAACGAGACATATTGTATCAATTTACAAGGACGAGTAAGAACGAAACAACACTCAACTGCAACGGCATTTGTGATCAAATTCCTTCCACTGAGCCTACCGGAGATTCTTCCATCGGATCTAACAACCAAGATGCTTCCTTTCGTTCCTGAGTGCCAAAGGAACAATCGTCATATCTTCAGATCCCAAATCAGTAATAGTTATCTGATTCGTAAAAGAGGCGAAAAAAAAAACCTGGAAGAGATCTCGCAGGGGATGCAAAGAGACGCCTGTGCGGATCAATACGATTTGAGAGGAACACTGCCGACTGGAGTGATGCCGCCATTTCCGAAGCGGATCAAACCCAGAGagaggagaaagaggaagacgaggaggaggaggaggacgacgaGAAAGGCCGAGGCTTGAGGAGCAGATATTATGCTCGCGGCCTCACGCTAACGGCGGAGCGAACGAGGCGAGTGGAGAAGAGAGGAGATGAGCGGCTGGATCCTATTCAACTCCAGTGGGTGCAATTCGCTACTTCTCCATCTTGACCGTTCGTTGACCATATTCATACAATCTTTACCGTTCATCGATGAAGGGTATTTCCACTGAAGGAACTTGGATCTCAACTACAGAGGGCGATAAGATCCACTCATGGGCCTCGATGGGTCCGTCAATTGACATATTTTAGAAAAAATACATAGTCAAATTGTTTACacattttatttaataaaagtgatgaataaattattattttttttttaattcaaatataCTTTTTTGAAATTCAACTAATCCATACAAATAAATCTTAATAGACTGTCCAACATAATAAGGGTTCGAACTGCATTATGAAAGTTCATCCTATCTTTTACTATCACAAATAAATCTTTATCAATAGTATTATACCTTGTTttttttattgtaataataaattCTGGTCATGTATGAGCAATTCTTCTCcctattgattaaaaaaaatgcatGATATTTAACTTGTTTTTTCgattggaaaaaaaattaatagactCACGAGAACACAATATATGCAATGATATCCTCTAATTACCATTTGAACCACCAAAAGATCATCAAAATGGTaatcaatatattttttattaaagcaTCTTAATGAccattttaatgttttttaaagttaaaataaataaaaaatagtaacaCTAATATATTATTAAGAAAACCGTTAACAAAATGATGGTCTTCTTTTACCATTTAACCACTAAAAAATCATGAAAGTGGTCTTCAAAGTGTTTTAGTGATTTTTAATAGTTAAAATCAATAAAGTAGAACGAACTCATAAAAGTATAATTGTTGTCCTACGTTGTCATATTGGCCAATAGAACATATGTTTTAAGCAAAATATATTAAGGTAAAATCAAAAGACACTCTTTTTATTAGAATAGTTGAAACAATTTCTTTCTAATTTTGTTTCCAAGAATACACTTATTTGAAGTTATTGTAATAGTCATGAATACTATTAATACTATATTGTAATAACTTGCATCATAAACAGCTCATCTTtggttaatattatattttaacagCTATAAAATTCTAATTATGATAATTACattaaaaataaagatatttttaaaataaaaatatactggGATGGAATGAAcattattttgataataaataaaaaaggatGCTCAACTCTTTtaacaattttaataaaaaagacacccttttaatttttatccaatATATTATTAATAGATTCTAATTCCTAGTTCTGATGATTTTGAGCTATCAACAAAAGATTTAACTTAATTTCTTAGTGATTTGATGTGTGTATTAAGTTATGCAGAGACTACCAAGTACATAGGTTTTGAGAGCTAGATGCTAAGGTTACTCGGGCTTTAGCCTAGGgagcttattttattttatttttataggcAATTGTTCATCCGATCAGCTTAAATTCTTAAATTAAATTTCATGATCAGTCGAGGTCCTTTTTGTATATGCAACTTCTACCATTGATCAAAAAAAATAGACAAACCAAATTATTGAACACAAAAGTGAGGGAGTTCTAACTAAATTCATCAAGTACATATGGGGAGATAAGAATTATATTGATTTAAATCAGAATTGATTTAGAGTTGATTTGATTAAATTTTGACCGAATCAAATTTAATGACTTAAACTGATTTGGTCGATTAAAATGAATTAGGATATTTTTTTAAGGAAAccttatcttttcttttttctctccACGTAAGCATGCAGTACTTTTGTTGCCCGTCGCTATACCCCCACCGTCTCATACTTAGGGGTGAGTATTCAATTAAAATCAAACCGAACCAAATTAACTGaattaattgaaaatttgaattaatcaattttttCAAATTAACTGAACCAATTGAATTTTCCAATAAAAATCGAATAAATCGAATCGataaaatattgattaatttgattGAAAATCGAATTACCCGAATGAAATGCTAAACGAGTTAATGATAAAGTCAAGTGTGCATTTTTGTCTCACATGGGAAGTTTAAACACAGTGCATAATAAATTTGCAAAATCTATTATAGATTTGATGAATGTAACTTGACATGTAGATAAAGTTATGGATCGAAATTCTTCTAAACAGATTCAAAAGAATCGATTAAGACTTGCAGTAATAATTGAGAGCGCTTGTTGATTTAGTTTGCAAGGATGTGGATTGAGAGGTCATGATAAATCTTCATACTCCCAAAATCATAGTAATTTCATTGAGATGTTAAAACTTTGGAGAAGATGAAATGCTAGTATTCACGATGTTATCTTAAAGAAGCTCTGGGAAATTCAAAGTATATCTcacaaaaagataaaaaaaaatcttgtatATTATTAGTAATAGAATCAGAAATAAAATCTATGATGAAATTAGAGATTCTAAGTTTTATATTTTAGTGGATATACCGAAGGATGTATCTAACAAAGAACAAATGACTATAATTTTGAGATTTGTTGATGTTCATTATTTGTATAGGAATACTTTTTTCCTTAATTATGCATATTCATGATACCACAACTGCAACACTTAAGAAAGATATATGTGATATTCTCACTAGATATAATCTAGAAATTCATAATATGCGAGATTGAGGTATGATGGTGCTATCAACATATGCGATGCTTTTAATAGATTACAAGTTATATTTCTTAAAGATT includes these proteins:
- the LOC122052464 gene encoding pyruvate dehydrogenase E1 component subunit beta-like; translation: MAASLQSAVFLSNRIDPHRRLFASPARSLPGTKGSILVVRSDGRISGRLSGRNLITNAVATKADTPTSSTDSKPGHELLLFEALREGLEEEMDRDPRVCVMGEDVGHYGGSYKVTKGLAPKYGDLRVLDTPIAENSFTGMGIGAAMTGLRPVIEGMNMGFLLLAYNQISNNCGMLHYTSGGQFKIPVVIRGPGGVGRQLGAEHSQRLESYFQSIPGLQMVACSTPYNAKGLMKAAIRSDNPVVLFEHVLLYNLKERIPDEEYVLCLEEAEMVRPGEHVTILTYSRMRYHVMQAAKTLVNKGYDPEVIDIRSLKPFDLYTIGNSVKKTHRVLIVEECMRTGGIGSSLRAAIIDNFWDYLDAPIMCLSSQDVPTPYAGTLEEWTVVQPAQIVAAVEQLCQ